Within Sorghum bicolor cultivar BTx623 chromosome 2, Sorghum_bicolor_NCBIv3, whole genome shotgun sequence, the genomic segment ggttcctctctccctcccgccgagcttgcgaggcgggattcggcgcttttgagaaaaataagtgtatgttTTCTATTAcgtcggtgggaaatttggagaagttgcgggagtgttttctcagtgagaaacactcaccggacgctgagtgcggaggcaccggacgctggcctcagagtccggtgtgcttgaccctgctagggttgagcaccagacgcactctgagagcgtccggtggttagcgtccggtgtgaggggtttttgcaaccctctctgcgcacgagtccggtgagcaccggaccgtccggtgcctagcgtccggtgaggtcgcgagtttgacaaactctctgcgcatgagtccggtgtgcaccggacgcgtccggtgtagacttgcagagcgtccggtgtgttgcaggtagtcgttaggatctgacacgcgagattcaaagaggacacgtggccaactccagtgcaccggacgcagggagtcgagcgttcggtgctcacttagtagcgtccggtgcccccgatttcagcccagtgaaaacagccaacggctagtttctttgaggggcttataaattgagGGTGGCCGGATTTGGGAGGTTcgctcttgcacttttgaatacttgagacatacattgagctagagaacactccctccactcatgtccttgcttgattgctaatcctagtgagattgagtgagattcaagtgcattgctttgagagttgcatttagtggcacttgattcttgagtttgctgcagatttcttgttactcttgggtgtttcccaacgccctagacggcttggagcagcggtggtgttgagctcgtgattggagattgtttcgagcctcaccaagtgatttgtgaggggttcttgagccttccccacgggagatcgcaaattggttactctagtggattgctcgtggcttggaggatccccatcttgtgagtggatgtgcggcacccactgagggtttggctttggattgccaattagctcgtgatccatcaagtgggtgtatcgccacaacgaggagtagcttgccggaagcaagtgaacctcggtaaaaatcttgtgtcatctcttgccgaggattctcttgtgtttgtgagtgattggttggttatatctctactctacaacgttggtataacaatcactctccactcctttacttactcgTATACCTTtcgtataccttgctagttgtttagcttgtttagtttactctttttgtttaggagtgtaactagccttctcttgttgttgtgctttagtgtttagccttgtactagtttgtataggtggcttgcatagcttagttgagctagtgctagatttgcttcgccatttgttttactaactcgcttgcttagtgaagtttgtagaaattttaattaggctattcacccctcctctagccatttggacctttcagacTTAAaattaagtttagggaccgggatgacacaattgAACAAATTTGAGGACTTAAACGGGTGATTTCTATGTTtggggaccgggatgacacaactgaataAGTTTAGGGACTAAGATGATAAAAACGAACAAGTTCGAGGACCTAAACGGTGGATTTgcgagtttagggaccgggatgacacgctaatacaagtttagggaccgacgGTGAACTTTACCCTTCATTTTACATTCTCAACTTTCACGAAAATATGTTTTTCATTGTTAAACTTTAAAATCGAATAAAATACATTCTTCAACTAAACCGTGCATATTACGTTTCTGACATGGTTATGAGCGGTTTTAAAAAGACAGTTTTGTCTTTTctacttttatttattttggctaaatatttgtaaaattatagcaaatcacataaaatttataaaatagtaaatctaattttgttggacttcagataagtagatctacatgatgaatatataatatggtatgctttaatacaaagtttttgttatagctttagatctgtgtttttctataattaattagaataattcatagctatagtttgtatggTCAAATTATGGTGAAATTTTTTATGTTAGgataattattatatgtttaaactatgataaaaatttcatactcattagatcatgtataacttagttatagatttattaagatttaacaagcataaacctaaataaatctataactaagtaatacatgatccaatgagtatgaaatttttactacaaCTCAAGCATAAAATAATTAGCCTACgatataaatttcatcacaattggaccatagaaactgtagctataattaatctaattaattacagaaaagcatATATCTAAAGCTGCAtcaaaaaatttatactaaaatatactatattatatactcaATGTGTAAATCTACTCATCTggaatccaagaaaattaaaatttctattttatgatttttatgtgatttactatgatttttcaaaaaaatcagccgaaataaataaagaaaaagacaaaactgttTTCAAAACTAGGTTAGGGATGTAATGTGCACGGTTTTAATAGTTAAGAAATATATCTTATCCAATTCTAGAGTTAAAGAATGAAAATTAGACTTTTATGAAAATTAAGGGACCTAGAGTAGACTTTTTCGCTCGCTGGTCACTCCTTCACCTGGTTGGTTTTACAGAATCTCGAGGAAAACCAGTTCGACTCCGCCGACTTTGTTCTTTATAACTGGTGAGAGAAATTGCTCAAGTTTTAATCTGCAGGTCATGATGAAAATTAGCAGGAATATACACGAGTGAACGTTCATGGTCCATAAAAGGAATCATGCGTCTCGAATCGACAATGAAAATGCACGTGTGATTTTTTTCCTCAGGTCCTGAGGTTGAtgtgtagtttttttttttgttcaaaaaaaaaagctccATTTCCCGTATGATATGTGGGCGATAAATCTTCTTTTAGATTAATAACGTGCAAGATTGATGACAGATTTAATTTAACCACTGTAGGTCAGTAGGTGTAGGGTAAATTGTTCATTTGTTCCAAAAGAACTGTCAGAAAAACGAAAAAAACGAAGCATACAGAGAAGGTGTGAGGTGGAATTAAGTTATTTTATTGTGTACTCtcttcattctaaattataaatcatttcaaaaattttgacgagtcaaagcatttcaagtttgaccaaaattatagaaaaaaatacaaagatttataacatcaaataaatatactataaaaatataattaataaaagaatctaatgatactgagttgttatcataaatgttattatcttattatataaaaatttggtcaaatttgaaattttagATACTttgactttttaaaatttttaaaatgacttataatttgggatggaggaagtaatAATCTAGTGCTCTGGAGGGGCAATACGGTGCAGTACGGCGAAGACTGTGCATCGGGCAAAGGAAGAGCGTTCAGACCGACCAGACAGTTTGAACCTGGAAACGGTTTTGCGCTAAATTTGCAGGATAAATAACATTTAAAGCTTGCCAGGAAAATTACGATAAACGAAATGTGATCAGTGCTGGGCAGGTTTTGGAAGCCAGATATTCAATTTTAGAGCCACAAAAGATTCATAAGCACACGGCAGTACTGGAGGCAACATGCTCACAGATGGGGGGAAATCCAACAAAAGACCGCATGCACTGGATGCAATTCGAGCAGTCCAAAACAATTTCAGACCTGGCTCCATTGGTTTTCCAAGTTTGACATCTCCAATAAGGTGCCTGGCTCCCTGCGTATGCGGATATGCCATGCTCTCCCGGTCTGCATTCTGCGAGCGTGTACTGCCTGCGAAGCGATACATTCTGCTTGACTAGCGCTCGAGGCAGCCTTGCAGTCAGGGGCACAACGAATGACATCCTCTCTAAAATGCTTGTCAATGTCAAGCTTCACGAGTCCTTCCAAGGCTATGGTTGGGTAGGAGGCCTTGAGCCCTACCAAGAGGACTCACATCTGCTGCACTGCACACGTAACCCCACGGCAACGGCCTGTACTCCTTGGTAGTGGAATTTGGTACACTGCAGGCCTACGAGCACGACGGATTGAGAGGAGAAACATTACAAACATCGAAAATTCGAATGTCTTCGATATGGAGCAACTCTGGAAGGCCATGTTTTGCACAGTTTCTCTAAAACTATGTACAGTAGTTATTTTTTATGGGAAAAAAGTAGAAAAGATTAAGCTAGAACTATGGAAGCAACACAATCGCCAGTAATCTGCCTAAAACCAAAACCAGTTTAGGCCTTATTTGGATAGTCAAACTTGCACCAATCCACATGTGTGGTGGATTGAAGTGGAACTTTAATTAAATTCGACCCCCAATCCACCCTAACAAATGGATCTGTGTTCACCAGAGCTGATCAGCCAAAATTAGAACATTGAACAGTATTTCTCTCACACAGCAAATCAGCATCAGCCAAAAAAAACAGCGAACCAaatatccaaacaaggccttaagaaacccaggaaccaaaaaaaaaatcagaaaataAGTACACAGCAGTACTGGAAGCTGGACAATTGCAAGAGAAAAACAATTACCAACAAGAAACCTCATGAATTGGATGCAATTCAACCGTTCCAAACCAATTTATTGATACTTAATACTAAAAAGTAGGTGGCATAAAATCATAGAAAATACAGGGTCCAGAATGTAACCACAGATAATGAAAGTCAGATACGGTGCGACACCCAGCAATCCCTGCACTTGTGTTTGCTATAGCAAAAGCCAGCTCAAGCCAGGTGAACGTCTCAGTAGCAATCCtttggtgatacacttctttttccATTTAAGTTTTGAGATACAGTAGTTCCGTCTTCCAAGGCAGGGAAGTTACTTGGGGCCAATATCCTTCAGGGCGCAGATCTGCTCCTCCCCCATAGCAGACTGGACAGTCACAACAAGATCCTTCCCACTTTCAaaaccttccttaatctgaatTACAAAGCATACAAGATGCATTAGTATCATTGAGTTTATTGGACAATATAAATGTAGATACATTAACTCAGCTACAATGGATAAAAGTTATGCAACACTACTACTAGGACACCTATACAAAATCATTATTCAATAACTCATGTCAGTTTAAAAGCAAGCAATTTCAGTGCACTTTTCATCATGTTTTATGCAACATGGTTGCCATGTCAGATCATTTACAAGTAGAGGTAACAGTAGACAGACTAAATACACAAGGACTATCTAGTTCTACAAGGCCCTACTTTCCACAATCCTTTAAGCACAAAATCAATTAACAAACTTCAAGGAAGAGAAGGTATCGAGAAAGAATAtatgactaaggccttgtttagttcgcaaaaattttcaagattccatgtcacatcaaatctttggtcgtatgcatggattactaaatatagacaaaaataaaaattaattgcacagtttacctgtaatttgtaagatgaatcttttgagcctagtaactccgtgattggacaatgtttgtcaaataaaaacgaaagtgctacagtagccaaaaaccagattttttgcaaactaaacacggcctaagcTCAGAAATTTAACTACCATAACATATGACTAAGCTAACAAATTTAACCACCATCTGTAATACTTGGAAGCCAACAAGAAAACTAACAGGACTTAGGATGGAAAATATTTCCAAACAGACCTGGGCCACAAGAGTCTCATCAGTTGGGAGTCTAAGATCATCCTTAGTGTTGCCATCTGAAGTAAGAAGGCTCACCTGAAACAAATGAAAATTGAATTATAAGACTCAATCTAAAATTTAATTCATAGAAGAATGTAGCTTTACTGATTAGAGAAACATACAAATCCATCCTCTGATATGTCAATCAGCTGATACTCAGTACGGTTCACATGCGGAATCTAAAAAAAAAAGGGTTGAACTTGTGAGTGGCATATGAAGTGAACTGTTAAAAGAACTTAGCTAAACAGGCAGAAATTAACTTACGTCACAGTTGTGTGAAGAAGGAACAATATCTTCAAGCTTTTTCCCGTTGAATATGTCTATGGCAACAAAGTGGCATTTGGCGTGGCCGTGCTTACCAGTCTTTGAGGTAGAAACCTCCACAACCTGTAGCATAAGTTATTTTAGCAACCGTATTCAACAAACAAACTCAATAAAACAGCAACGAGTGTGTGGTGCAACTTAAGAGCAAGGAAATTCCAAATAGTTCTAGGCATAAACTCACAGACTATTGCTGATATATCACTCAGATCACAAGCTCAGATATGCAAGGGTAAACAAACAGAAGTGAGCTCACTATCTCCTTATGATAATACAACAACACCCTAAAATAAACTAGGGTATACTAAAACCACACAGAAGATTTTCCAGATTTAGAATTAAGAAACAGAGAACCTGTTTGGTCATTGCAAAACAAGTGGGTACTCATTGTCTTTGACAGTGGTTGCCAAACCAAACACAAATTTCATTTTGACAACAAATTGGTTTTATCGATAAACAGGAAACATAACTTTCCAATTCCAATCGTACTCACTTCAAAAAATCAATAACGAAAATCAACAACAAAGGGCATTCTACATCCTTCGCGGGGTAAAACCAAACCCTATCCAAAATGTAGGGACATATGTTATTTCAATTTTTTATTAGTTCCAAACATCACTGAACAGTCTACAGCCCCCTAGAAAACATCAGAGTCATGAACACCAAGTTTACCTGCCAGATTGACAACTGAAACCTTAGATATCAGGATCTGTTTGATCTCTTATTCCCATTATCTTGGAATAATGAAAATTGGATAACCCTCTGATTGAACTTCAAAGGATAAATTGTTTGATCACTTTGTTGGTAGCTCACTATAGATCAAGGGGTACAAACATCATGACCAATATCAAGGGCAAATAATGAGTACCATTGAATGTTCAATGACAAGATTACGGGAGTATATCGAACAGCTCAACATGCCAACTAATTTCCCcccattgaaaaaaaaaaacaaaaggttACCCACTTGCTACAGATTCAGCTACTTATATGGTTTGGGTGCCTGGGTGCAATCTACTCTGGCTAAATGTCGTTTTTTTTCCTGATCTCTTGAAAGCAGATCAGATTTACCACAGAAAATTGTTATTCTGTGAAGCAAGCCCAGTCCTAGTAACTCCGGCTTGCAATAGCAAAGTCTCGCACATCAACCGCGACTCCCACATCTTCTAACTATCAGATATATCCAACATCCAACTCCCGCAAATTCCATCCCCATATAGTGGGTCAACCATCAAAAGATAACAGTAACAGCACCTATTCCCATCAAGCAATCACACCATCACAGTATGAGCAGAGACATCCGATCAGTTCACCAGTTCACAGCACACAGCAGAACTACGCGGATCGATACTAATCGATGGCCTTCAGCAGGCCATCCGATCCCAAATCTAAGCACACATATACCTTGCAGGGACGGCCCTTGATGACGAGGAAGCCGTTCTTGCGGACGGTGCCAGCCTGCTGCGGGTAAGTCTTGGACGCACCAGCGTCGGCCTTCGATTCGAAGTGGTGCTCCTCCGAGTCCGACATGGCGATCCCTGCATAAAAAACCCAAACCCCCAAACAACAAGATCCGAAATTAGCCTCGATTCAGATTCCCCAGATATTAGGAAACAGAAGAAATCACAAATCGAAACACCTAGCAACAAAATTCGCTGGCAAATCTGAGCGGCGGCGGGTCAGAATTTTACCTGACTTGGATGGGTCAAGCGGAGGCGGAGGAGATGCACAAGCCGCGGATGATAAGCGATAAGCTCGCTGAGAATCCTAGGGTTTCAGGATATTTATACTGCATAAGAGCAGGTGCACCCACCGCTTCCACCCGAGAGTAGACGGTGTATCTCACTGACTGTGGGGTTGGCCAGAAAACGGGCCAGCATGTCGGTGGAGTGGCTTTAGGTGCAGATGTTGAGCGAATCTGAACCGTCGGTTTGGTCGGGGGATCGGACCCGTGTACGGCTCCAGGGGTAGGGCATCTTCTCGCGTTTGAATCACGCCATGGACGGCTGAAAGCATCTTTCCTCCTCCTTTCCTTTTGCtcgcctttttttttttaatttgcttCCTTTCCTTTTCTTCTGATTGAAAGACTTTTCATTTCCTTTTCAGCGTCTCCTTTGCTGATCAGCGATAAGAAAACCATTGTGCGATAAGAAAACAATCGTACGGGGACGTTTCCAAACCTCTTATTCCGGTGATCCGATCGGGTTGAGAATCGTTGTGAGAAAGCACTGTTCTTGGGTGAtcatcaagcttggtttgacgtGACCGGCACAATCCTTCAAAAAATACTCTCTCTGTCTTTAAATAATTATCGTTACCACAAATTTAATTTGagtataatatttatatttctaaataaatttattaaaaaactaagTTTAAATATCTTTTCATAATACCAAAGGTCAAGCTTGAACTGGCAAAATAAGCAAGTAATGGAAAAACAAGGCTGAGAAAATCGTTACCACCTGATTGGAAGACTAGTCACTGTAAATTGGACTGCGAGAAAACCACAAACACACCGAATCAGTTTTTCCAGGAAAAAATCGTAGGAAGGAACTGAAATAACCAAGATAAATTTGAGGCATTCTAGAATTTAAATTACAGTAAAATGGAGTGCTCGTAAGCAGCAGCAACATTGTCTGAACTTCTACCGCAAAGTCAAGGTTCATGTTAAGCCAGATGGAAGCCTAACTGAAATCAGGGGAGCACAGACATTGTTT encodes:
- the LOC8060633 gene encoding eukaryotic translation initiation factor 5A — encoded protein: MSDSEEHHFESKADAGASKTYPQQAGTVRKNGFLVIKGRPCKVVEVSTSKTGKHGHAKCHFVAIDIFNGKKLEDIVPSSHNCDIPHVNRTEYQLIDISEDGFVSLLTSDGNTKDDLRLPTDETLVAQIKEGFESGKDLVVTVQSAMGEEQICALKDIGPK